In Clostridium sp. DL-VIII, the following proteins share a genomic window:
- the rpmA gene encoding 50S ribosomal protein L27 yields MLIMNLQLFAHKKGVGSSKNGRDSESKRLGAKSADGEFVLAGNILYRQRGTKIHPGENVGRGKDDTLFAKVDGIVKFERLGRDKKKASVYPVDVEAIAE; encoded by the coding sequence ATGCTAATTATGAACCTTCAATTATTCGCTCACAAAAAGGGAGTTGGTAGTTCTAAGAATGGTAGAGACTCTGAATCTAAGAGATTAGGAGCTAAATCTGCTGATGGAGAATTTGTTCTTGCTGGAAACATTCTTTATAGACAAAGAGGAACTAAAATTCACCCAGGTGAAAATGTTGGAAGAGGTAAAGATGATACTTTATTCGCTAAAGTTGATGGAATTGTTAAATTCGAAAGACTTGGTAGAGATAAGAAGAAAGCAAGTGTTTACCCAGTAGACGTTGAAGCAATAGCTGAATAA
- a CDS encoding ribosomal-processing cysteine protease Prp, whose translation MIKVKVKQHKDVIVGFVINGHAMSGDRDFSNDSALIGEAFDMICNSVSVLSQSVIIGLDEVLKLNSTYEMKDGYLKLDLQDFNREELNQAQVLLKTFEKSVESVILGFDALVGQKKRKEYITFIKEEV comes from the coding sequence ATGATTAAAGTAAAAGTTAAACAACATAAAGATGTTATAGTTGGTTTCGTAATAAATGGTCATGCAATGAGTGGTGACAGAGACTTTTCAAATGATTCTGCACTTATTGGAGAAGCATTTGATATGATATGTAATTCAGTTTCTGTATTATCTCAAAGCGTAATCATTGGTTTGGATGAAGTTTTAAAGCTTAATTCAACTTACGAGATGAAAGACGGATACTTAAAATTAGACCTTCAGGATTTTAATCGGGAAGAACTAAACCAGGCTCAGGTTTTACTTAAAACCTTTGAAAAAAGCGTGGAAAGTGTAATTTTAGGCTTTGATGCATTAGTAGGGCAAAAGAAACGTAAAGAATATATAACTTTTATAAAAGAGGAGGTGTAG
- the rplU gene encoding 50S ribosomal protein L21 has translation MYAVLATGGKQYRVQEGDVIYVEKLSADVDSTVELNEVLAVGTDAGIKVGTPVVEGAKVVAKVAAQGKAKKVIVFKYKSKKDYRRKNGHRQPYTKLVIEKIEA, from the coding sequence ATGTACGCAGTATTAGCAACAGGTGGAAAGCAATACAGAGTTCAAGAAGGAGACGTAATATACGTTGAAAAACTTAGCGCTGATGTTGACTCAACAGTTGAATTAAACGAAGTTTTAGCTGTAGGAACTGATGCAGGTATCAAAGTTGGTACTCCAGTAGTTGAAGGAGCTAAAGTTGTAGCTAAGGTTGCAGCACAAGGTAAGGCAAAGAAGGTTATAGTTTTCAAATATAAGTCTAAAAAAGACTATAGAAGAAAGAACGGACACAGACAACCTTACACTAAGTTAGTAATCGAAAAGATCGAAGCATAA